One region of Mugil cephalus isolate CIBA_MC_2020 chromosome 17, CIBA_Mcephalus_1.1, whole genome shotgun sequence genomic DNA includes:
- the ppp2r5eb gene encoding protein phosphatase 2, regulatory subunit B', epsilon isoform X3: MDTLSDLKMKEYKRSTLNELVDYVTVSRGYLTEQAYPEVVKMVSHNIFRTLPPSDSNEFDPEEDEPTLEASWPHLQLVYEFFIRFLESQEFQPSIAKKYIDQKFVLQLLELFDSEDPRERDYLKTVLHRIYGKFLGLRAFIRKQINNIFLRFVYETEHFNGVAELLEILGSIINGFALPLKAEHKQFLVKVLIPLHTVRSLSLFHAQLAYCIVQFLEKDPTLTEPVIRGLLKFWPKTCSQKEVMFLGELEEILDVIEPTQFVKIQEPLFKQISRCVSSPHFQVAERALYYWNNEYIMSLIEENSSVILPIMFASLYRISKEHWNPAIVALVYNVLKAFMEMNSTLFDELTATYKSDRQREKKKEKEREELWKKLEDLELKRGLRSDGIIPT; the protein is encoded by the exons ATGGACACGCTGTCGGATCTGAAGATGAAGGAGTACAAGCGATCCACGCTCAACGAGCTGGTGGACTACGTGACCGTCAGCCGGGGCTACCTGACGGAGCAGGCCTACCCCGAGGTCGTCAAAATG GTGTCTCACAACATATTCCGGACTCTTCCGCCCAGCGACAGTAACGAGTTTGACCCCGAGGAGGACGAGCCCACACTCGAGGCGTCCTGGCCACACTTACAG TTGGTATACGAGTTCTTCATTCGGTTCTTGGAGAGTCAGGAATTCCAGCCCAGCATTGCCAAAAAGTACATAGACCAGAAGTTTGTCCTACAG CTCTTGGAGTTGTTCGACAGCGAGGATCCTCGGGAGAGGGACTATCTGAAGACAGTCTTGCATAGAATCTACGGCAAATTCCTGGGGCTGAGGGCTTTTATACGAAAACAGATCAATAATATTTTTCTACG ttTTGTTTATGAGACGGAGCACTTCAACGGGGTGGCTGAGTTGCTGGAGATCCTGGGCAG TATAATCAATGGTTTCGCTCTCCCGCTCAAAGCGGAGCATAAACAGTTTCTGGTCAAAGTGTTGATCCCCCTCCACACCGTCAGGAGTCTGTCCCTCTTCCATGCACAG TTGGCGTATTGCATTGTACAGTTCCTAGAGAAAGACCCAACATTAACAGAACCA GTCATCAGAGGATTACTGAAGTTCTGGCCAAAAACCTGCAGTCAAAAAGAG gtgatgTTTCTcggggagctggaggagattcTGGACGTCATCGAACCCACGCAGTTCGTTAAGATCCAGGAGCCGCTCTTCAAGCAGATCTCCAGATGCGTGTCCAGCCCACATTTCCAG GTGGCAGAGCGAGCTCTCTACTACTGGAACAACGAGTACATCATGAGTCTGATCGAGGAGAACTCCAGCGTCATCCTGCCCATCATGTTCGCCAGCCTCTACAGGATCTCCAAAGAGCACTGGAACCC GGCCATCGTGGCGCTGGTCTACAACGTACTGAAGGCCTTCATGGAGATGAACAGTACCTTATTCGATGAACTCACAGCCACTTACAAGTCGGACCGCCAGCG tgagaagaagaaggagaaggagcgggAGGAGCTGTGGAAGAAGCTGGAGGACCTGGAGCTGAAGCGGGGCCTTAGGAGCGACGGGATCATCCCGACTTAA